From Micromonospora sp. NBC_01699, a single genomic window includes:
- a CDS encoding CG0192-related protein has product MALLHRASLHPTKLELLAPWLPGRRWYRGSPGAEIVRVAACRFDDPAGEVGIETLLVSAGDSPAHQVPLTYRGAPLDGGERWLVGTTEHSVLGRRWVYDACGDPVYVAALASTIHTGAGQAEEFVQVDGRLDRRDPDMVVVGSGTRDADVPAAGGHRPVVTDEDDATVITAGRVRLTVIRRPGGDERPDRPTLTGTWSGQPNPLTLAYADVAP; this is encoded by the coding sequence ATGGCATTGCTGCACCGAGCCTCACTGCACCCCACCAAACTTGAGCTTCTCGCGCCGTGGCTGCCCGGTCGCCGCTGGTACCGGGGGTCGCCGGGCGCCGAGATCGTCCGGGTGGCGGCCTGCCGCTTCGACGACCCGGCGGGCGAGGTCGGGATCGAGACGCTCCTCGTCAGCGCCGGTGACTCGCCGGCGCACCAGGTCCCGCTCACCTACCGTGGCGCGCCCCTGGACGGCGGCGAGCGCTGGTTGGTCGGTACCACCGAGCATTCGGTCCTCGGCCGGCGCTGGGTGTACGACGCGTGCGGGGATCCGGTGTACGTCGCCGCGCTGGCGAGCACCATCCACACCGGTGCCGGGCAGGCGGAGGAGTTCGTCCAGGTCGACGGTCGACTCGATCGGCGCGATCCCGACATGGTCGTCGTCGGCAGCGGCACCCGTGACGCCGACGTCCCCGCCGCCGGTGGACACCGTCCCGTGGTGACGGACGAGGACGACGCCACCGTGATCACGGCGGGCCGGGTGCGGCTCACCGTGATCCGTCGGCCCGGCGGCGACGAGCGGCCGGACAGGCCGACCCTCACCGGTACGTGGAGCGGCCAGCCGAACCCACTGACACTGGCGTACGCCGATGTCGCCCCTTGA
- a CDS encoding DJ-1/PfpI family protein: MYAQIVLFDGFDPLDVIAPFEVLAAGSDAVGGELVVELVRAQGPGPVVSGTRGLVLDATSRLDPARPGYVLVPGASGPTVGDPDEGIETIPVLLARFGDTEAVPLIRQALDNPEVTVAAVCGGSLALAMAGLITGRHAVTHVQGMDVLQATGVSAVPARVVDDGDLISAGGVTSGLDLGLHILEREYGPRVAHAVEALFEYERRGTVWRNVGRQPVAV; encoded by the coding sequence ATGTACGCCCAGATCGTTCTGTTCGACGGCTTCGACCCGCTGGACGTGATCGCGCCGTTCGAGGTGCTCGCGGCCGGCAGTGACGCGGTGGGTGGTGAGCTGGTCGTGGAACTCGTCCGCGCGCAGGGTCCCGGTCCGGTGGTGAGCGGCACCCGTGGCCTGGTGCTGGACGCCACCTCCCGGCTCGACCCGGCCAGACCCGGTTACGTCCTGGTGCCGGGTGCCAGCGGACCGACCGTCGGTGATCCCGACGAGGGGATCGAGACGATCCCGGTGCTGCTCGCCCGCTTCGGCGACACCGAGGCCGTGCCGTTGATCCGGCAGGCGCTGGACAACCCGGAGGTGACGGTGGCCGCCGTGTGCGGCGGTTCGCTCGCCCTGGCGATGGCCGGCCTGATCACGGGACGCCATGCCGTGACCCATGTGCAGGGCATGGACGTGCTACAGGCAACCGGCGTGTCCGCCGTACCGGCCCGGGTCGTCGACGACGGCGACCTGATCAGCGCCGGGGGAGTGACCTCCGGGCTGGACCTCGGACTGCACATCCTCGAACGCGAGTACGGGCCGAGGGTCGCCCACGCCGTCGAGGCCCTCTTCGAGTACGAGCGCCGTGGCACCGTCTGGCGGAACGTCGGACGGCAACCGGTCGCGGTCTGA
- a CDS encoding 3'(2'),5'-bisphosphate nucleotidase CysQ → MNVLEPPSSVAPTSDGDFAAWLAERAGRLLLRVRAEHGHDDPAALKRAGDQASHHLLRDELARHRGTDAVLSEEDDDARRAWADGTAGAAPDRLGADRVWIIDPLDGTREFSEPGRSDWAVHVALWARTAATEHRLVAGAVALPAQHRTLGTENPPPRPAAPDGRTIRLAASRSRPPAFLTELAEEVGAELVPMGSAGAKIAAVVGGEVDAYVHAGGQYEWDSAAPVAVATATGLHASRIDGSALRYNEADPRLPDLVVCRPELAEPLLAALRRHLSLVPATTTAAG, encoded by the coding sequence ATGAACGTGCTGGAACCCCCCAGCTCCGTTGCTCCCACGTCGGACGGTGACTTCGCCGCCTGGTTGGCCGAGCGGGCCGGCCGGTTGCTGCTGCGGGTACGCGCCGAACACGGTCACGACGACCCGGCCGCGTTGAAGCGCGCGGGTGACCAAGCGTCGCACCACCTGCTGCGGGACGAACTGGCCCGGCACCGGGGCACCGACGCGGTGCTCTCGGAGGAGGACGACGACGCCCGGCGGGCATGGGCCGACGGTACGGCCGGAGCCGCACCGGACCGGCTCGGCGCCGACCGGGTGTGGATCATCGACCCGTTGGACGGGACGCGGGAGTTCTCCGAGCCGGGCCGGTCGGACTGGGCGGTGCACGTGGCGCTCTGGGCGCGTACCGCCGCGACGGAGCATCGGCTCGTCGCGGGCGCCGTCGCCCTGCCCGCCCAGCACCGCACCCTCGGCACCGAGAATCCCCCGCCCCGACCGGCGGCGCCGGATGGGCGGACGATCCGGTTGGCGGCGAGTCGTAGTCGGCCGCCGGCGTTCCTGACGGAGTTGGCGGAGGAGGTGGGTGCGGAGTTGGTGCCGATGGGGTCGGCGGGTGCGAAGATCGCGGCGGTGGTCGGTGGTGAGGTGGACGCGTACGTGCATGCGGGTGGTCAGTACGAGTGGGATTCGGCCGCGCCGGTGGCTGTGGCGACGGCCACGGGTCTGCACGCTTCCCGAATCGACGGTTCTGCGCTGAGATACAACGAGGCTGACCCCCGGCTGCCCGATCTGGTGGTCTGCCGGCCGGAACTGGCCGAGCCACTGCTCGCCGCACTGCGCCGGCACCTGTCCCTCGTGCCGGCGACGACCACGGCAGCCGGCTGA
- a CDS encoding MFS transporter, which produces MNKVLETVVPARLGTGYRWLLASSWATNLGDGVAVAAGPLLVASLTDNAFLVSLAALLRWAPPLLFGLYAGVLSDRHDRRRIVIVANAVRVLVLVVLVVTMLTDRASVVGVLVVLGVLATAEVFADNTSTTLTPTLVSRDDLGLANVRLQTGFITLNQLAGPPIGAALFAAGSAWPFVTEAVLAAAGALLVSRVVLPVAGQEAAGAPTGVWREMVEGFRWTVRHPAIRTLCLTILIFNVTYGAAWSVLVLYAGQRLGLGAIGFGLIATVSAVGGLLGTALYGWITRRVSLGNVMRVGLVIETLTHLALALTTVWWLASLIFFVFGAHAFVWHTTSLTVRQRAVPLHLQGRVNSINTISVFGGLVVGSAIGGTLAAHYGVTAPFWFAFAGSAIFVVALWRELTRIAHADERSPVVVTPEPASAPS; this is translated from the coding sequence GTGAACAAGGTGCTGGAGACGGTCGTACCGGCGCGGTTGGGAACGGGCTACCGCTGGTTGCTCGCCTCGTCCTGGGCAACGAACCTCGGTGACGGCGTGGCGGTCGCGGCCGGGCCGCTGCTGGTGGCATCGCTGACCGACAACGCGTTCCTGGTGTCGCTGGCGGCGCTGCTGCGGTGGGCGCCGCCGCTGCTGTTCGGCCTGTACGCCGGCGTGCTGTCCGACCGGCACGACCGGCGCCGGATCGTGATCGTCGCCAACGCGGTCCGGGTGCTGGTGCTGGTCGTCCTGGTCGTCACCATGCTGACGGATCGGGCGTCGGTGGTCGGGGTGCTGGTGGTGCTGGGAGTGCTGGCCACCGCCGAGGTGTTCGCCGACAACACGTCGACGACGCTGACGCCGACGCTGGTGTCCCGCGACGACCTGGGGCTGGCCAACGTACGGTTGCAGACCGGTTTCATCACGCTCAACCAGCTCGCCGGCCCGCCGATCGGGGCGGCCCTGTTCGCGGCCGGCTCGGCCTGGCCGTTCGTGACCGAGGCGGTCCTGGCCGCCGCCGGTGCACTGCTGGTGTCGAGGGTCGTGCTGCCGGTCGCGGGACAGGAAGCGGCAGGTGCGCCGACGGGCGTGTGGCGGGAGATGGTCGAGGGTTTCCGCTGGACCGTGCGCCATCCGGCCATCCGTACGCTGTGTCTGACGATTTTGATCTTCAACGTCACCTATGGTGCGGCCTGGTCGGTCCTGGTGCTCTACGCCGGGCAACGACTGGGTCTGGGCGCCATCGGGTTCGGCCTGATCGCCACCGTCTCGGCGGTCGGTGGCCTGCTGGGAACGGCCCTGTACGGATGGATCACCCGACGGGTGAGCCTGGGTAACGTGATGCGGGTCGGACTGGTCATCGAGACCCTCACCCACCTCGCCCTCGCCCTCACCACCGTGTGGTGGCTGGCCTCCCTGATCTTCTTTGTCTTCGGCGCGCACGCGTTCGTCTGGCACACCACCTCCCTCACGGTGCGGCAGCGGGCCGTCCCGCTGCATTTGCAGGGGCGGGTGAACAGCATCAACACCATCAGCGTCTTCGGTGGCCTGGTCGTGGGCTCGGCCATCGGCGGCACGCTGGCCGCCCACTACGGCGTGACCGCACCCTTCTGGTTCGCCTTCGCCGGCTCGGCGATCTTCGTGGTCGCGCTGTGGCGTGAGCTGACCCGGATCGCACACGCCGACGAGCGGTCACCGGTGGTCGTCACGCCGGAACCGGCGTCGGCGCCCTCGTGA
- a CDS encoding sulfate adenylyltransferase subunit 1: MSTTAVTEVVPVEGRAMDLLRFATAGSVDDGKSTLIGRLLYDTKSLFTDQLAAVEAVSAARGDEYTNLALLTDGLRAEREQGITIDVAYRYFATPRRKFIIADTPGHVQYTRNMVTGASTADLALILVDARKGLVEQSRRHAFLCSLLRVPHLVLCVNKMDLVDWSQDVFERISDEFTAFAAKLEAPDLTVVPISALHGDNIVTRSEHTPWYEGPSLLHHLERVHIASDRNLVDVRFPVQYVIRPQSTTVTDYRGYAGQVASGVLKPGDEVMVLPSGFTSRIAGIDTADGPVTEAFPPMSVTVRLTDEIDISRGDLICRPNNAPTIAQDIQAMICWMDESRPLRPGAKYAIKHTTRTARTVIRELHYRLDVNSLHRDETATELGLNEIGRIRLRTTIPLLADEYRRNRTTGGFILIDETTNRTVAAGMIVDTN, translated from the coding sequence ATGAGCACCACAGCGGTCACCGAGGTGGTTCCGGTCGAGGGTCGGGCGATGGACCTGTTGCGTTTCGCCACCGCCGGGAGTGTCGACGACGGGAAGTCGACCCTGATCGGCCGACTGTTGTACGACACGAAGTCGTTGTTCACCGACCAGTTGGCCGCCGTCGAGGCGGTCAGTGCGGCTCGGGGGGACGAGTACACGAACCTGGCGTTGCTCACCGACGGTCTGCGGGCCGAGCGGGAGCAGGGCATCACGATCGATGTGGCGTACCGGTACTTCGCCACCCCACGGCGGAAGTTCATCATCGCCGACACCCCCGGGCACGTGCAGTACACCAGGAACATGGTCACCGGTGCGTCGACCGCCGACCTGGCGTTGATCCTGGTCGACGCCCGTAAGGGCCTGGTCGAGCAGTCCCGGCGGCACGCGTTCCTGTGCTCGTTGCTGCGGGTGCCGCACCTGGTGCTGTGTGTCAACAAGATGGACCTGGTCGACTGGTCCCAGGACGTCTTCGAACGGATCAGCGACGAGTTCACCGCGTTCGCCGCGAAACTCGAAGCACCCGACCTGACCGTGGTCCCGATCTCCGCCCTGCACGGCGACAACATCGTCACCCGGTCGGAACACACCCCCTGGTACGAGGGCCCGTCGCTGCTGCACCACCTCGAACGGGTCCACATCGCCTCCGACCGGAACCTGGTCGACGTCCGGTTCCCGGTCCAGTACGTGATCCGCCCGCAGTCGACCACGGTCACCGACTACCGCGGCTACGCCGGACAGGTCGCCTCCGGGGTACTCAAACCCGGCGACGAGGTGATGGTCCTGCCGTCGGGGTTCACCAGCAGGATCGCCGGCATCGACACCGCCGACGGACCCGTGACCGAGGCGTTCCCACCGATGTCGGTCACCGTCCGCCTCACCGACGAGATCGACATCTCCCGCGGCGACCTGATCTGCCGACCGAACAACGCCCCGACCATCGCCCAGGACATCCAAGCGATGATCTGCTGGATGGACGAAAGCCGGCCGCTACGCCCCGGTGCGAAATACGCCATCAAACACACCACCCGCACCGCCCGGACCGTCATCCGCGAACTCCACTACCGCCTCGACGTCAACTCACTACACCGCGACGAGACCGCCACCGAACTCGGCCTCAACGAAATCGGCCGGATCCGACTCCGGACCACGATCCCACTCCTCGCCGACGAATACCGCCGCAACCGCACCACCGGCGGCTTCATCCTCATCGACGAGACCACCAACCGCACCGTCGCCGCCGGCATGATCGTCGACACCAACTAA
- a CDS encoding cupin domain-containing protein: protein MNDSAIPPDDPNRTLVHSRPDDPALPHVAVAGGTYTILVAGEQTAGRYCLIDMRVPPGGGPPPHRHDFEEMFTVLDGAVEFTFRGESTVARAGETVNIPANAPHFFRNSSDHPARLLCMCTPAGQDEFFLRVGDPVDGPTAPAPKLDAAQQDERKARAGRLAAEYRTEMLTP, encoded by the coding sequence ATGAACGACTCCGCCATCCCGCCCGACGACCCCAACCGCACCCTGGTCCACTCCCGGCCCGACGATCCCGCACTGCCGCACGTCGCGGTCGCCGGCGGCACCTACACGATCCTCGTCGCCGGCGAACAGACCGCCGGACGGTACTGCCTGATCGACATGCGGGTCCCGCCCGGCGGTGGGCCGCCCCCGCACCGGCACGATTTCGAGGAGATGTTCACCGTGCTCGACGGGGCCGTCGAGTTCACCTTCCGGGGCGAGAGCACCGTGGCGAGGGCCGGGGAGACCGTGAACATCCCGGCGAACGCGCCGCACTTCTTCCGTAACTCCTCCGACCATCCCGCGCGCCTGCTCTGCATGTGCACCCCGGCCGGGCAGGACGAGTTCTTCCTGCGGGTCGGCGACCCGGTGGACGGCCCGACGGCACCGGCGCCGAAGCTCGACGCCGCGCAGCAGGACGAGCGGAAGGCACGGGCCGGACGGCTGGCAGCCGAGTACCGGACCGAGATGCTGACGCCCTGA
- a CDS encoding cytochrome P450, with protein MTGSTTTDLPLFPFFNTASPFAPLTEADRATIDDPLTPVQLPTGQRAWLVTRHADVRQVLRHPGFSADFGRPNFPMLRAVSLGSDEDRQGGFIRMDGEEHSRLRRMLTAEFMIKNIRRIEPLIQETVDRALDDMYDAGPPADLVHSFALPVPSMVICHLLGVPYQDHGFFQARSHTLLDQSASAESVATAAQELRDYLRSLIEAKQRSTVDSEDLLSRLVNERVRTGELTVGELVGMALLLLIAGHETTANMIGLSTLLLLQHPGHLAALRADPTLAPGLVEELLRYLTIVRSGLPRLATEDIEVGGHLVRAGEGVIALLSLANRDDAVFGDPEDFVLDRQAHQHIAFGFGVHQCIGQPLARAELRIALVELARRFPDLRANAALADIPGRTTSVVYGLTELPVTW; from the coding sequence ATGACCGGCTCCACGACCACCGACCTGCCGTTGTTCCCTTTCTTCAACACCGCAAGCCCGTTCGCCCCGCTCACCGAGGCCGACCGCGCCACGATCGACGACCCGCTCACCCCGGTCCAGCTACCCACCGGCCAGCGGGCCTGGCTGGTCACCCGGCACGCGGACGTACGCCAGGTGCTGCGCCATCCGGGATTCAGCGCCGACTTCGGCCGACCCAACTTCCCGATGCTGCGAGCGGTGTCGCTGGGAAGCGACGAGGACCGGCAGGGCGGCTTCATCCGGATGGACGGCGAGGAGCACAGCCGGCTGCGCCGCATGCTCACCGCCGAGTTCATGATCAAGAATATTCGCCGGATCGAGCCGCTCATCCAGGAGACCGTCGACCGGGCCCTCGACGACATGTACGACGCGGGTCCCCCCGCCGACCTGGTGCACTCGTTCGCGCTGCCCGTACCGTCGATGGTGATCTGCCACCTGCTCGGGGTGCCGTACCAGGATCACGGGTTCTTCCAGGCGCGCAGTCACACCCTGCTGGACCAGAGCGCCTCGGCGGAAAGCGTCGCGACCGCCGCCCAGGAACTCCGTGACTACCTGCGCTCCCTGATCGAGGCGAAACAGCGGTCCACCGTGGACTCGGAGGACCTGCTGAGCCGCCTGGTCAACGAGCGGGTACGGACCGGCGAACTGACCGTCGGCGAACTGGTGGGGATGGCCCTGCTGCTGCTCATCGCCGGCCACGAGACCACCGCGAACATGATCGGCCTGAGTACGCTGCTGCTCCTGCAACATCCCGGCCACCTGGCCGCGCTGCGCGCCGACCCGACGCTCGCGCCCGGACTGGTCGAGGAACTGCTGCGTTACCTCACCATCGTGCGCAGCGGCCTGCCCAGACTGGCCACCGAGGACATCGAGGTCGGCGGTCACCTGGTCAGGGCCGGCGAGGGTGTGATCGCGCTGCTCTCCCTCGCCAACCGGGACGACGCCGTGTTCGGCGACCCCGAGGACTTCGTCCTCGACCGGCAGGCGCACCAGCACATCGCGTTCGGCTTCGGCGTACACCAGTGCATCGGTCAGCCACTCGCCCGCGCCGAGCTGCGGATCGCGCTGGTCGAACTCGCCCGACGGTTCCCCGACCTGCGTGCCAACGCCGCGCTGGCCGACATACCCGGCCGGACCACCTCGGTCGTGTACGGGCTCACCGAACTTCCGGTCACCTGGTGA
- the cysD gene encoding sulfate adenylyltransferase subunit CysD has protein sequence MTTPAAYRVSHLDALEAESIFVMREVVAELERPVLLFSGGKDSIVMLRLAQKAFAPGRIPFPVMHVDTGHNFAEVLEYRDRRVVELGLQLVVASVPEALESGLVRESADGMRNRIQTPVLLAAVEKYRFDALFGGARRDEEKARAKERVFSFRDDFGQWDPKNQRPELWSLYNGRHHPGESIRVFPLSNWTELDIWHYIARERLALPSIYYAHEREVIERDGMLYAVNEFIAPRGGEVPFTERVRYRTVGDASCTAAVRSVADSVELVIEEVAATRITERGATRGDDRVSEAAMEDRKREGYF, from the coding sequence ATGACTACCCCGGCGGCGTACCGGGTGTCGCATCTGGATGCTCTGGAGGCGGAGAGCATCTTCGTCATGCGTGAGGTGGTGGCCGAGCTGGAGCGTCCGGTGTTGCTGTTCTCGGGCGGTAAGGATTCGATAGTGATGCTCCGGTTGGCGCAGAAGGCGTTCGCTCCGGGCAGGATCCCGTTTCCGGTGATGCACGTCGACACGGGGCACAACTTCGCCGAGGTTCTGGAGTATCGGGACCGGCGGGTGGTCGAGTTGGGGTTGCAGTTGGTGGTGGCGTCGGTGCCGGAGGCGTTGGAGTCGGGGTTGGTGCGGGAGTCCGCTGATGGGATGCGGAACCGGATCCAGACTCCGGTGTTGTTGGCGGCGGTGGAGAAGTACCGGTTCGATGCCCTGTTCGGGGGTGCGCGTCGGGATGAGGAGAAGGCGCGGGCGAAGGAACGGGTGTTCAGCTTCCGGGACGATTTCGGGCAGTGGGATCCGAAGAACCAGCGGCCGGAGTTGTGGTCGTTGTACAACGGTCGCCATCATCCGGGTGAGTCGATCCGGGTGTTCCCGTTGTCGAACTGGACCGAGCTCGACATCTGGCACTACATCGCCAGGGAGCGGTTGGCGTTGCCGTCGATCTACTACGCGCATGAGCGTGAGGTGATCGAGCGGGACGGGATGTTGTACGCGGTGAACGAGTTCATCGCCCCGCGTGGTGGTGAGGTGCCGTTTACCGAGCGGGTCAGGTACCGGACGGTCGGTGACGCCTCCTGCACGGCGGCGGTCCGTTCGGTCGCCGACTCGGTGGAGTTGGTGATCGAGGAGGTCGCCGCGACGAGGATCACCGAGCGTGGGGCGACCCGTGGTGATGACCGGGTCAGCGAGGCCGCGATGGAAGACCGCAAACGGGAAGGCTACTTCTGA
- a CDS encoding ferredoxin has translation MSGGQPVRITVDRDRCCGSGNCVVTVPEVFDQDDAEGLVVLHQPEPPPEYADRLREAVDLCPAGAIRLDE, from the coding sequence GTGAGCGGCGGCCAGCCGGTGCGGATCACGGTCGACCGGGACCGCTGCTGCGGCTCGGGCAACTGCGTGGTGACGGTGCCCGAGGTCTTCGACCAGGACGACGCCGAGGGGCTGGTTGTCCTGCACCAGCCCGAGCCCCCACCCGAGTACGCCGACCGACTGCGGGAGGCCGTCGACCTCTGCCCGGCCGGGGCGATCCGGCTGGACGAGTGA
- a CDS encoding GlxA family transcriptional regulator: MHTVVVLALPDTIAFDLTTPIEVFGRVRLPGGRPGYRVQVCADEPTVTAGPIRLATDHGLDALTRADTIVVPGRNDPSAATPAAVADALREAAAAGTRIASICVGAFTLAAAGLLDGRRATTHWAATDRFRAAFPGVDLDPDVLYVDSGQIVTSAGATAGIDMCLHLVGRDYGAAVAADASRLTVAPLHRDGGQAQFIVRAGPGPTAPALAHVLEWIEENSHRDIDLGDLADRAAMSIRTLNRRFHEETGHTPMQWLNGVRIRRARELLETTDHGIDRVARQVGFTSPTNFRTQFKRVSGVAPRAYRGTFRTDRH; the protein is encoded by the coding sequence GTGCACACCGTGGTCGTCCTCGCCCTGCCGGACACCATCGCGTTCGACCTGACCACGCCGATCGAGGTGTTCGGCCGGGTGCGCCTGCCTGGCGGCCGACCCGGCTACCGGGTACAGGTCTGCGCGGACGAACCCACCGTCACCGCCGGACCGATTCGGCTGGCCACCGACCACGGGCTCGACGCGCTGACCCGCGCCGACACGATCGTCGTGCCCGGCCGCAACGACCCGTCGGCCGCGACCCCGGCAGCCGTCGCGGACGCGCTGCGCGAGGCCGCCGCCGCCGGCACCCGGATCGCCTCCATCTGCGTCGGCGCCTTCACCCTCGCCGCGGCGGGTCTGCTCGACGGCCGGCGCGCCACCACCCACTGGGCCGCGACCGACCGGTTCCGCGCCGCCTTCCCCGGCGTCGACCTCGACCCCGACGTGCTCTACGTCGACAGCGGTCAGATCGTGACGTCCGCCGGTGCCACCGCCGGGATCGACATGTGCCTGCACCTGGTCGGCCGGGACTACGGGGCCGCGGTCGCCGCCGACGCCTCCCGGCTGACCGTCGCACCGCTGCACCGCGACGGCGGGCAGGCGCAGTTCATCGTGCGCGCCGGCCCCGGTCCGACGGCACCCGCACTCGCCCACGTCCTCGAATGGATCGAGGAGAACTCGCACCGGGACATCGACCTCGGCGACCTGGCGGACCGGGCCGCCATGAGCATCCGTACGCTCAACCGCCGCTTCCACGAGGAGACCGGCCACACGCCCATGCAGTGGCTCAACGGTGTGCGGATCCGCCGGGCCCGGGAACTGCTCGAAACGACCGACCACGGGATCGACCGGGTCGCCCGCCAGGTCGGCTTCACCTCGCCGACAAACTTCCGTACCCAGTTCAAACGCGTCAGCGGCGTCGCGCCTCGGGCGTACCGCGGCACTTTCCGGACCGACCGGCACTGA
- a CDS encoding PGPGW domain-containing protein, producing the protein MNSPDSELVKRATATRLAARRERHRRRPAVVRALIDLGGGLLSLVGLVLLWAPEFGLPLLLAGFGLLALEFDWAFRARAWTEWRAALLRRRFVTQPPAVQAALPITMLAIIGIVLWRVLF; encoded by the coding sequence TTGAACTCTCCGGACAGTGAGCTGGTCAAACGGGCGACGGCGACGCGGCTGGCCGCTCGGCGTGAGCGTCACCGGCGCCGTCCGGCGGTCGTACGGGCCCTGATCGACCTCGGCGGTGGCCTGCTTTCCCTGGTGGGCCTGGTGTTGCTGTGGGCTCCGGAGTTCGGCCTGCCACTGTTGTTGGCGGGCTTCGGGCTGCTGGCCCTGGAGTTCGACTGGGCGTTTCGCGCCCGAGCCTGGACCGAGTGGCGTGCCGCGCTGCTCCGTCGGCGGTTCGTGACGCAGCCACCCGCGGTACAGGCCGCCCTGCCGATCACGATGCTGGCAATCATCGGCATTGTGCTCTGGCGGGTACTCTTCTGA
- a CDS encoding spermidine synthase gives MGARFEELDWRETEIGAISLRRRFDPSLRVEVYEVKLDDEFLMSSLFTVAEVELARLGLAELSGGDLDVIVGGLGLGYTARAALEDRRVRSLTVVEALGAVIGWHRDALLPYAAELTSDSRTRLVHGDFFAMAAGDTGFDPDAPGRRFDAVLLDIDHSPRQVLHPGNAAFYTPDGLRRLAGRLRAGGVFALWSNDPPDDDFIAVLDEVFATTKAHVVSFPNPLQERIATNTVYVSRLT, from the coding sequence GTGGGTGCGCGTTTCGAGGAGCTCGACTGGCGTGAGACGGAGATCGGCGCGATCAGTCTGCGTCGCCGGTTCGACCCGTCGCTGCGGGTCGAGGTGTACGAGGTCAAGCTCGACGACGAGTTCCTCATGTCCAGCCTGTTCACCGTGGCCGAGGTCGAGCTGGCCCGGCTGGGCCTGGCCGAACTCTCCGGTGGCGACCTCGACGTGATCGTCGGCGGCCTCGGCCTCGGCTACACCGCACGAGCGGCGCTGGAGGATCGGCGGGTGCGCTCGCTGACGGTGGTCGAGGCGCTCGGTGCGGTCATCGGCTGGCACCGGGACGCGCTGCTGCCGTACGCCGCCGAGCTGACCTCGGATTCGCGTACCCGGCTGGTGCACGGCGACTTCTTCGCCATGGCCGCTGGCGACACCGGGTTCGACCCCGACGCCCCCGGTCGCCGGTTCGACGCCGTCCTGCTCGACATCGACCATTCGCCACGTCAGGTGCTGCATCCGGGCAATGCCGCCTTCTACACGCCCGACGGCCTACGGCGGTTGGCCGGGCGGCTGCGGGCGGGCGGGGTGTTCGCGCTCTGGTCGAACGATCCACCCGACGACGACTTCATCGCCGTACTCGACGAGGTGTTCGCCACGACGAAGGCGCACGTCGTCAGTTTTCCCAATCCGCTACAGGAACGCATCGCCACCAACACCGTCTATGTTTCCCGGCTGACCTAG